A part of Rhinolophus ferrumequinum isolate MPI-CBG mRhiFer1 chromosome 11, mRhiFer1_v1.p, whole genome shotgun sequence genomic DNA contains:
- the MAJIN gene encoding membrane-anchored junction protein, whose amino-acid sequence MSLKPFTYPFPETRFFHAGSNVYKFKIRYGNSIRGEDIENKEAIVQELEMPLRGKAAGAMMKKRKHVDVPNCPSRQGWTGQANMVTSSQSPSKKKPPVETARVSAKMEASRLLAVATLLQDRIPVTSTSWSTGKEKTQQECQETPAFDITDVQEQDSKWEDSLAGQIIPPLQQTNPPPAKGPTELGTRGFFGFLSSLFPFRYLLRRSSQ is encoded by the exons ATGAGTTTAAAACCCTTCACCTACCCGTTTCCAGAGACGAGGTTTTTTCATGCAGGATCCAATGTGTATAAATTCAAAATCAGATATGGCAACAGCATCAG AGGGGAAGATATTGAAAATAAGGAAGCCATCGTCCAGGAGCTGGAG ATGCCT CTGAGAGGGAAAGCTGCAGGAGCCATGATGAAGAAACGAAAACACGTGGACGTGCCCAACTGCCCCAGCAGGCAGGGCTGGACAGGTCA AGCCAACATGGTGACTTCCAGCCAAAGCCCCAGCAAAAAGAAGCCCCCTGTGGAAACCGCCAGGGTAAGCGCCAAAATGGAAGCTTCGAGGCTCTTGGCCGTTGCAACTCTGTTACAAGACAGGATTCCTGTTACCAGCACATCTTGGTC aacgGGGAAAGAAAAAACCCAGCAGGAATGTCAGGAGACCCCAGCGTTCGATATCACTGATGTCCAGGAACAGG ATTCTAAGTGGGAGGACAGCCTAGCAGGGCAGATCATCCCACCACTGCAGCAGACCAATCCACCTCCAGCTAAAGGGCCCACAGAGCTGGGAACCAGGGGCTTCTTTGGGTTTCTAAG CTCTCTCTTCCCGTTTCGGTATTTACTCAGAAGGAGCAGCCAGTGA
- the GPHA2 gene encoding LOW QUALITY PROTEIN: glycoprotein hormone alpha-2 (The sequence of the model RefSeq protein was modified relative to this genomic sequence to represent the inferred CDS: inserted 1 base in 1 codon; deleted 1 base in 1 codon) has translation MASPQALLLACWPWRSLKAGGQQAAIPGCHLHPFNVTVRSDRQGTCQGXHVAQACVGHCESSAFPSRYSVLVASGYRHNVTSVSQCCTITSLKKVKVQLQCGGDRREELDIFTARACQCDMCRLSRY, from the exons ATGGCGTCCCCCCAAGCCCTGCTCCTTGCCTGTTGGCCCTGGCGGTCACTGAAGGCTGGGGGTCAGCAGGCAGCCATCCCAGGCTGCCACTTGCACC CCTTCAACGTGACAGTGAGAAGTGACCGCCAAGGCACCTGCCAGG TCCATGTGGCACAGGCTTGTGTGGGCCACTGCGAGTCCAGCGCCTTCCCTTCGAGGTACTCTGTGCTGGTGGCCAGTGGCTATCGACACAATGTCACCTCCGTGTCTCAGTGCTGCACCATCACCAGCCTGAAGAAG GTGAAGGTGCAGCTGCAGTGTGGC GGGGACCGGAGGGAGGAGCTGGACATCTTCACAGCCAGGGCCTGCCAGTGTGACATGTGTCGCCTGTCCCGCTACTAG
- the LOC117030716 gene encoding 60S ribosomal protein L39-like: protein MSSHKTFRIKRFLAKKQKQNRPIPQWIRMKTCNKIRYNSKRRHWRRTKLGL from the coding sequence ATGTCTTCTCACAAGACTTTCAGGATCAAGCGTTTCCTGgccaagaaacaaaagcagaatcgGCCCATTCCCCAATGGATTCGGATGAAAACTTGTAATAAAATCAGGTACAACTCCAAGAGGAGACATTGGAGAAGAACCAAGCTGGGTCTATAA